A single Populus alba chromosome 7, ASM523922v2, whole genome shotgun sequence DNA region contains:
- the LOC118040270 gene encoding ras-related protein RABC1, with product MDSSSSSPEFDYLFKLLMIGDSGVGKSSLLLSFTSDTFEDLSPTIGVDFKVKFVNIGGKKLKLAIWDTAGQERFRTLTSSYYRGAQGIVMVYDVTRRDTFTNLSEIWAKEIDLYSTNQDCIKLLVGNKVDKESDRVVTKKEGINFAREYGCLFIECSAKTRVNVQQCFEELVLKVLDTPSLLAEGSKGVKKNIFNEKRPQPDASTSSCC from the exons atggaTTCCAGTTCGAGTTCTCCGGAGTTTGATTACTTGTTCAAGTTGTTAATGATCGGAGATTCTGGTGTTGGGAAAAGTAGTCTCCTTTTGAGTTTCACATCTGATACCTTTGAAGATCTCTCCCCCACCATTG GTGttgattttaaagtaaaatttgtGAATATTGGAGGGAAAAAGCTGAAACTTGCGATATGGGATACAG CTGGTCAGGAAAGATTTAGAACATTGACGAGTTCATACTACAGAGGGGCCCAAGGGATTGTTATGG TCTATGATGTAACTCGACGAGACACATTTACCAATCTTTCTGAAATATGGGCCAAGGAAATTGATCTATATTCAACAAATCAAGATTGCATCAAGCTGCTTGTTGGAAACAAGGTTGACAAG GAAAGTGATCGGGTGGTAACAAAAAAGGAGGGCATAAACTTTGCTAGGGAATATGGATGCCTCTTTATTGAATGCAGTGCTAAAACTCGCGTCAATGTACAACAATGTTTTGAAGAGCTTGTTCTAAAG GTTTTAGATACACCCAGTCTACTGGCTGAGGGCTCCAAAGGTGTGAAAAAGAACATCTTTAATGAGAAGCGTCCACAACCTGATGCGTCCACTAGCAGTTGTTGCTGA